Proteins encoded by one window of Candidatus Marinimicrobia bacterium CG08_land_8_20_14_0_20_45_22:
- a CDS encoding deoxyhypusine synthase (transforms a conserved lysine residue of initiation factor 5A into deoxyhypusine) produces the protein MKKNDYLQKTIQHIDVKSFDARPIIDSYRGMAFQARNLAVAADILNRMLKDKDCNVILTLAGSLFSAGLKNVVVDMIEANMVDAIVSTGAIIVDQDFFEALGFKHYIGTPFVHDSELRDLAIDRIYDTYIDEDELRICDETIAKIANSLPPRPFSSREFIFEMGKYLEKNGVKTDKSVVFSAYQKEMPIFVPAFSDCSAGFGLIHHQWNKKGDMLTLDSARDFLELTKVKIATKETGILMIGGGVPKNFTQDVVVATEVLGEDKPMHKYAIQLTVADERDGGLSGSTLKEASSWGKVDTTYEQMVYGEATITMPLLISDAYHRGYWIDRQPARFARLF, from the coding sequence ATGAAAAAAAATGACTACCTCCAGAAGACCATTCAGCACATCGACGTCAAATCGTTTGACGCGCGACCGATCATCGATTCTTATCGCGGCATGGCGTTTCAGGCTCGGAATCTCGCTGTCGCGGCGGACATTCTGAACCGCATGTTGAAAGACAAAGATTGCAATGTTATTCTAACGCTGGCGGGCTCACTTTTTAGCGCCGGGCTCAAGAATGTCGTCGTCGATATGATCGAGGCAAACATGGTTGACGCAATCGTCTCAACCGGCGCAATTATCGTTGATCAGGATTTCTTCGAAGCGCTCGGATTCAAACATTACATCGGAACACCATTTGTTCATGACAGCGAACTCCGCGATCTCGCTATCGACCGGATTTACGACACCTATATCGACGAAGACGAACTACGGATTTGCGATGAGACAATAGCAAAAATCGCTAATTCCCTTCCGCCGCGACCGTTTTCCTCCAGAGAATTCATCTTTGAAATGGGCAAATATCTCGAGAAGAACGGCGTGAAGACCGACAAATCCGTCGTCTTTTCCGCCTACCAAAAAGAGATGCCGATCTTCGTGCCGGCTTTTTCAGATTGCTCGGCAGGTTTCGGACTAATTCATCATCAATGGAATAAAAAAGGCGACATGCTGACGCTCGACTCGGCGCGCGATTTCCTCGAACTGACGAAGGTCAAGATCGCTACGAAAGAGACTGGCATTCTGATGATTGGAGGCGGCGTTCCGAAGAATTTTACACAGGATGTTGTCGTGGCGACCGAAGTTCTCGGCGAAGATAAACCGATGCACAAATACGCCATTCAACTGACCGTTGCCGATGAACGTGACGGCGGACTTTCCGGTTCGACGCTCAAGGAAGCCAGTTCATGGGGAAAAGTCGATACGACTTATGAGCAAATGGTTTACGGTGAAGCAACCATTACAATGCCGCTGTTGATCAGCGACGCTTATCACCGAGGATACTGGATAGATCGCCAACCGGCGCGGTTCGCCCGGCTTTTCTGA